AATAGCCAATCATACACTTACTTGTTCATATATTTCccatttcttctaaaatttagAGTATAAGTCATTCTAATGTATTCAGaacatttatgtatattaaaatgatttatataaataacaaaatattctgTAACCAAATACTTATAtcattttcacatatattaatGAGGCCTCTGAACCCCTAAATTTCTTTTTGCATTACTTAACATGAAAATTTAAGTTCATGTTTTTACTTGTTGGTTCCAGGCATGTGTATGTTAAgcaacttcagtcatgtctgactcttcacaaccctatggactgtaggccacctggctcctatatccatgggattatccagataaaaatactggagtgagttgacatgttctcctccagtggatcttcacaacccagggatcaaactcatgtctcctgtgactcctgcattgcaggtggattctttactgctaagccactggggaagctctcaTGGTTTCATAATGCCTAATAATTCCTTTTGAAAATCTACCAAATAATGGTATCAAGCAACATGTTCACAAAGTATGCTAATGATCTCTAAGAATGATTCACAAGTGAATTTACATGAGAAATGCACAAATACTTTACAGGTATCTAAACATATTGTGGATACCAATACCAAGAGTGTCCACATGTCCTTCTAAAGTATAAGTGTAATTTAAGGAAAGCGACATATGCTGCACATATTTCTACTAATTGCCATTGAAAGTGCTAAAATCCAGAAACCATCATTTAAACTTCTCAAATATTTAGATAGTTGATTTTAACTTTAatattaatatgcatatatatttatatgtattcttatgtattcatatatatgagAGATACAGGCATCAGAGAATCAATGCTATATACAATATAAAAGctgaaaacatatgaaaataaattgtgAATACTTACATAAAATTGATCATAAATCACCATTTAAAGTTCTCAACTATTTAGATTATCAATATAGctattatattaatatgtatgtatacttatgtgtatacatatatattcatgtatatgaGAGACAGGCAGCAGAGAATCAATGTTATATAAGATATAAAAgctcaaaaaatgggccaaagaactaaatagacatttctccaaagaagacatacagatggccaacaaacacatgaaaagatgctcaacatcactcattatcagagaaatgcaaatccaaaccactatgaggtaccatctcacaccagtcagaatggctgcaatccaaaagtctaccagcaataaatgctggagagggtgtggagaaaagggaaccctcttacactgttggtgggaatgcaaactagtacagccactatggagaacagtgtggagattccttgaaaaactggaaatagaactgcattatgatccagcaatcccactcctgggcatacacactgaggaaaccagaattgaaagagacacgtgtaccccaatgttcatcacagcactgtttataatagccaggacatggaagcaacctagatgtccattagcagaggaatggataagaaagcggtggtacatatacacaatggagtattactcagccattgaaaagaatacatttgaatcagttctaatgaggtggatgaaactggagcctattatacagagtgaagtaagccagaaagaaaaacaccaatacagtatactaacgcatatatacagaatttagaaagatggtaacaataaccctgtatacgagacagcaaaagagacactgatgtatagaacagtcttttggacttggtgggagagggagaggatgggatgatttgggagaatggcattgaaatatgtataatatcatatatgaaacgagtcaccagtccaggttcgatgcacgatactggatgcttggggctggtgcactgggacaacccagatggatggtatggggagggaggagggaggagggttcaggatggggaacacatatatacctgtggcagattcatttcgatatatggaaaagccaatacaatattgtaaatttaaaaaataaaataaaattaaaaaaaaaagctgagcatctTATGAAAATAAGTTGAGAATACTTATTGTTAAATGCTTAATGGTTAGAGTTAGATATTTAATGTGATATATTTGATTCTCTTAAATCAGAAGTGATCAATCATAGATATATTTTCTTCCCTCCAACAGAGCTATAAATCcctcataaatatatttttatcccaTCTCCAAAAACCTAATGAGATATTTTCCACATATCTTTTCCCAACATTGTCCAAAAACCTGGAATCTTGAAATATTTCACCTGTCATATTGACATAAACCTCTAGATGAAAGAAATTTGCTGCTATTAATGCTGCAAATTTGAGAATATTTCTTTAATAGGCTTCTCTGCTATTTTGAGGTAAGTGGGcatatccatttatttttctttgaaatggagTCAACTTACCACCTTTAATGTGCTTTGCTACATATAACTTCATAAATATTCCTTGAGAtaaatttttaatgacttttggGATAAACAGTAATGGGGCACTAGTGAATAACATACAAGATCTGCTTTGGTAATCATGTTTTAATTGGTTGATAATGGGACCTATGGCGCAGGGGAAGTTTGAGGAAATCATGCAGCTGGATGTTAGCCAATATTTGAGGAGAACTGAGGCTAAGCAAACCAAcatgctctgatttttattttcatatgatcTAAGCATGATTCTTAAATGGTGTGCAGAAATCtgtttaatgtgaaaaaaaatatggCACAGAACgactaaagaaaaacaccaagttCCATGGGCTGTGAAATGTTGTTAAAATTATGAGGACTTTTTGAGATAGAGcattttagcaaatatttctttAGATTGAATTTGCCTTTCAATACTTGAGCAAAGTCACTAAAATTAGAAGCACATCagatttcatttttacatttacttATTCCTTCCGACTTCTGAGTATGAAATCCAAGACACATTTATATAAAgaacacgatactggatgcttggggctggtgcactgggacgacacagagggatggtatggggagggagaagggagcagggttcaggatgggaaacacatgtatacctgtggtagattcattttgatatatggcaaaaccaatacaatattgtaaagttaaaaaataaaataaaattaaaacaaaacaaaaaaaaagaatatatatgtaatatatatcaaAACTAttcttcatggggtcacaaagagttggacagcattgagtgactaagcacacacacacacatagctatTCTTTCCAGGTGAGCACATTAAGTGGAGTTTATCCCACTGTGACCAAATTCAGTGTTAGAAATATGCATTAGTATAATATCTTCTTAATgaacatatataattaaaatctattcaataacattttttacaataaataataacattttagtACTAGAAGTCTAAtcaataaaagttattaaaatacatCACAACCACAATGTCAAATATAACATGAATAAAAACATCACGTGTATCTTTCCACTTCAAAGAACTTGTTTTGCCTTCATGTGATCTTACTTTTAAGAAAATCTACTTGaagtgtatatttattttgaaatatttacctTCACTGGTAAGTGCTCTTAACAAATTATAATACACATTGTTgatacatctttttttctttttgaatatttaatgatttttaaaattttatttaatttaactttacaatattgtattggttttgccatatatcaaaatgaatctgccacaggtatacatgataCATCTTTAAACACATTCTAATTTTTGAAATTTGCCCTTGGCACTTAGTAATATTAGTTCCCCTGTCACAAAGTAATATTTAAGCATTCAAAGTGAGCATATGCATTTATTTCAGTTACATAGTTGAATACCATTTTGATATTCAGTTGCTGAGTTTTGTGTtggtctctgtgaccccagggactgcagcaagccaggtttctctgtccttcaccatctggagCTTGCTCTGACTCCATAATCAATCAAATTATTACTTTGGGGTATTATGAATGatcaaaaatttctaaaataaatcatatattaGAATAAGTGacacacatttttatataattgttcTATTTCATTTTGAATGTAGATTCTACAAATGAAATTACTTTTCCTCCTTAAAATTTTCATACACATTCCCATACAACTGTTTGTGTTTATCTCATATGTTTATAAGAATGGCTATTTTACCATAAGCTCAGTGCTACAGGATAGTTTAAACTCATATCAAtgttgtcaagaaaaaaaaaatgtctgggtGTTTGTTTCTGAATAGATATTCTATTTTGGTAATATATTAttgatttcataattttaattaagGTTGTTTACCCTTCAGTGTGATGCTTACCCAAGCCATGTCTTCATGATGAAATTTAAATATGAGATACAAGGCCCCATGTACTTGGTAGAAGTGGCTTATTCATACTGATAGAGCTCATTATTGTAAAATAGAATTTTACGGTAatatgaaaatctgaaaaaatggtaaaaagaggtatacataaaaagagaaatatcacaAACATTTAGTTCTAAGGGGTAAACTGAGAAATAAAGCACTAaataagggaagagaaaagaaataaatgtagttCTTCAATAAAAATCAAGACATTGAGAAGTTAGATACATTTGTGCCCATCACTGATTAGTCAGAGCTGGTTTTAAGGGATGGGCAGCCTGATCATATATCTGCTTGTCTGGTTAAAAGCAAACcatagcagcaaaaaaaaaaaaaagaaagaaaaaagcaatgatACTCATTTTCTGTACCAATCTGTTTTCGAAAGTACTCAGTTTCATTAGTATATGCTTGCTAAGAATGTGTCTACCTCTACATGAAAATTTCATCactgaaaactttttttaaaacattaatttatttttatttaattttgactgtgctgggtctttgttgttgagcatgggcttttctctagttggggcaaaTGGGGaatactcttcgttgcagtgtcccagcttcttactgcagtgttttcttttgttgcagagcatgggccttCGGCGTGCGAGTTTCAGTAGTTACTGCCCctgggcttggtagttgtggcacagggactTAGTGGCTCCagggcaagtgggatcttcctgaaccagggatcaaacctgtgtcctctgcattgacaggtggattttaaaacaatggaacaccagggaagtccctgaaaccTTTTTAAAGGCGATTTATTCACACTGGGTTTTACTACATGATCTTTTTGACTCTGATTGGTAAGATTGCAAGCCTGATGAAACATGACACTTGGACAAGGCAAAGGGCCGATTCTTTGCTTTCATAAATCTATCTGGTCTATGTTATCCTTTTAAGCATATCTGTAGGTGGCTATTACCTTAGGAAGTGCTTCTATCTCTGGAGGTAGACATGTTTTCCATACAACCAAACTGGCAAAATGAAGTTGGCTGAAATAAAATCGAGTAGTTACTCCAAAACTACTTCCTTCTCATTGTCAAGCAGGATTTTCTGCCATCTCCACCTACATCTCAGTTGACAATGTGACTCAGACTATGTGACTGAAATTAATCactataacaataataataataaatgttaacaTTATTGCACCATTACTCAATTACTAGCAGTTTTAGATGCTTAAACTATATGTAACATAACAAATCTAGGATTAAACAGAATTATTGACTTTCCTTTGCATGTGAAAATTTTGCAACCAAGAGAAACTCAAGCTACAAATGGCAAAACTAGAGGCAAATGTAGACAACTTAATTctagcatatatatatttaagcagCATCCTATGGCTATGAAACATAGTTCATGGTCAGGGATCAAAGAGATGATTCTTTAATCAACATTTACTCAGAGGGGTATCAATAAGCTTCTTCCAACTGATACTTTTATTGAACTGAGTGGCAGGGAGTCTTGCTTTTTATCATAAACTGAAAAGGATGAACTGAAGTCTACAAGGAACTGTACTATCTATTATGTGATGAAGAACAATTTATTCTGGAAGAATGAAACAGAATTAAACCAAATGAAGATAGATTAAAATCTTTAACAGAGAAAAGGGGAAGCATTTGAGAGAAAATATGAGCAATAAATAGTTATGGGATAAGCGAATCTATCTTTCCAGTTCCTGAGTTAAGCAGAATTTTCTGGGATCCTACAAATCTTCCTGAGTTTTTTGTTCTATATCTTATTTCCCCCTTAACTTGATTttacttttaatgtttatttggcAAGCAATATAATCCCACATAATATATTGGTCAAATCTTATCAAAGTTTATTAAAGATACCAATAGAGAAAAAATACTAATAGTATTTGTATGTATGAAGTAAGATtctcataatggaaaataaaatattttcaagccaAATACTGCCATCTCTGTATATAACTACCTTCTAAAAATCTATTTATATGGTATtgcaatttctttaaatattagctCTATAAAAGTTCTgtattcaagaaatgtttattaaataaatagtttctgcattatttttcttatctaaaTTATCATACAGTGAATTGCTAAAACAGACATAAATGTAGAAAAGTATTTTTCCATTACTAATCTGTTGTTCTGATGACAAATACAtagaatatttaaacatttttatgtagAATGTAAGTAAACTGTAAGTTAAATTTCAtgctcaaaatattatttttcaacaaTGCCTAACTCCTATATTACTTAGTTATTTCTACACCTTTATGACTGAGTTTCCTCTATTTCACTTGATAAAAACCATTAAAAGTATagtatgcataaatatatatatatatacatatatatagacatatatatgatTGTATACTCATatagcacatatatacatatttgcatGCTTCTAGAGACATGAGTATGTACTTTTGGATTTAGACATATATAAATTAATAGTAATTTTATTCTACTCAAGTATTTTAGGTGGTGTTTAATGTCGTGcatattatttgaaattaataaatgGAGCTTCCCATGTAGCACTAGTGATAAaaagcttgcctgccaatgcaggagttttaagagacgtgggttcgaaccctgggtcaggaagatcccctggaggagggcatgacaaccccctccagtattctttctggagaatcacatggacagagaagcctggtgggctacagtttgctgggatgcaaagagtcagatgtgagtgAAGCAGCTTTGCACTCACACACATGTTAATATGTGAAGGGCTTTTAGTTCTAAATTTAAGTTTATAATACGAAATCACATAAGAACACTCCTAAATGATACTGTGCTAAAGTTCATACAAGGAAGATTTACAATAAGAATATTAAATTCAAAATAGCCTAAACAATGCTGTTTctgtaaagaaatagaataaggtagaatatattttagaaaagatatTATTCATTGGTTCTCTAgttaaaattgtatttgttttagtTAAAATTTAAGTCAGGTCAATGTTTTGAGAACATCTTTCTCACAACATCCTTAACCGCTTGTTTTACCTGCTGGTTCCGTAAGGTATAAATAAACGGATTGAGCATAGGAGCCACAGAGGTATTGAGCATAGCTACTCCCTTTGTCAAAGCAACCCCTTCCTTTGCTGAGGTTTTCACATACATGAAGATGCAACTTCCATAAGAGATTGAGACAACAATCATATGGGAGGAGCAGGTTGAAAAGGCCTTTTTTCTTTGTTGGGCACAAGGGATTCTCAGAATTGTTCTGAGGATGTAGGAGTAGGAGAGGATTACTAACATCAAGGTGGACATGAGCGTCAGCAGAGCTAAAACAAAGCTCATGAGTTCTAGTGTGCTGGTGTCTGTGCAGGAGATTTGCAGTAAAGGAGCAGAATCACAGGTGAAGTGGTCAATGATATTGGAGTCACAGAAATCCAGCTGCAGCCCTATGGTCAGTGGAGGAAAGATCACCAAGAATCCAGCCAGCCAAGAGCCGCCTACAAGCTGGTAGCAGATCTTGTTACTCATGATGGTTGTATAATGCAGAGGTTTGCAGATAGCCACGTAACGATCATAGGACATAGATGCCAGGAGAAAAAACTCTGTTGAACcaagaaggataaagaaaaagagCTGAGCTGCACAAGCATTATAGGAAATAGATTTGTCTCCAGTTAGAATGCTTATCAAAAATCTAGGATTACAGACAGAAGTAAATAAGATTTCTAAGAAGGAGAAATTCCTGAGGAAAAAATACATGGGCGTCTTCAGATGGGAAGCCAGCAGTGTAAGAATGATGATAGTCAGATTTCCACTAACACTCAGCACATatgtgagaaataaaaagaaaaaaatagcagctTGCATTTTGGGATCATCAGTCAGACCTAGAAGGATGAACTCTGTCACTGATgttctgtttctcatttctggTGGCTGATTGTTGACAAATCTTACTGGCAGATACAAAACAGTAATAAATTGATTAGATAAGCATAAATGTCTGCACCCGTTTTTcaagtaataattttattttcacaaaaagtTTCTGgacttttatacatatattttccttcCCAATTTTATTATACATCTTAGGAGTGTTTCTTTTGCTTAATATTAGTCTCATCTGTAGGACGTAATGTCCTCTGATCCTTACTGCATGTCTATTGTGTCTTCATTTATTACTCTTGTTACCTGGAAAATCTGGTGATTAAACATGAACTCTTCTCATGCTTCATTGTTAAGCTAAAATACAGAGGAAATTATGTTCTCAAGTTGTCTTTTCCAGGCATTAAAATTCTGACTGATAATGGAAACCAGTGATCTGCCTAAACTTAATATTTCATAGGGAAAATTCTAAACGTTCTTTTGGAGAAGTAGTGAGTACTACctctgttaatttatttattgccctttttaaaaaatacagagaccAAGTCATTGTAATGTATTCTAgacttttatttatattgaactatggtttatataatattatccatattttaaaacCCAGAAGTCCATTCAATTTCCAGAATTTAGAATCCCTTAACCCTTACCTTTATtcttgatttcttaaaaatataacttttcatGATATGCAATTAATGTACTGATTTTAATAGATTGTTTAAAAACTTCTAATAAAATAAGTTCTACAGATTGAGTTAATAGCttaaacaatatatttataactgtgtTAATGAAGATCAGAAAtactcataaaattaaaatatgaaatatgcaAACACTTTATATATGTAAATGACATATAGCTCTCTAAATGAGAGCTATCTTGGACATCCAGGCCAAGAATATGTATCAAGTTTTTGTAAAGTGTGATTATACCAAAATTAAGGAAAATGTGGTGTGTTCTACACATTTTTCTTAATTGATAGAAATCACCATTTGAAATATCTTTACATTTCAGTTTATTGGTTTAACTATTGAATATATATGTAAGATAATGTACTGTAATAATATTATATACACTGTATGTAATTATATgtatcagagaagaagaaaatcacAACACAGGGTCATAATCAATGCTTTGTAGTAAATAGAAGCATCAgattaaaataaacagaatactTACATATGATCAAAAGACTGATGATTTGTGTGACACATTGAATACAAACTAATGTGCTCAATTAagataaatcaaaagaaaagtagTAGTCTAATGCTTCATGGAGAAATGACTATTCTCCCTGTCTTTCCATAAATCTCTCTATTCTTCCATAAAACCCTTCATGTTTCAGGAGCTAAATAGCTAATGGAACAGTTATCTCATATTTTCCTTCACCGTTTGTCCCAAATATGGAATCCTGAACATATCCTACCAGCTATCTTAGCAGCAATATTTTCATGTGAaagctaaaaaggaaaaacatttgaaaaatcttttGTAATAAGCTCTTCTGATAATTCACAGAAGgccatttccatttatttttcttaggaaaaaagtaaacctagaaaatttaaagtgttttgttacagaactatatatttttttggctTCAGAAATATTCTTTGAGATAAATCCTTAATGACTTCTGGGAAAATAATAATAGGGCACTGATGAATCATGCACAAGATTAGCTTTGGTGAGTATATTTAATTGATATTATGGGACCTGTGTCCCAGGAGAAGGTTGAGAAAATTATCCAGCAGGGTGATGGTCAAGTATTTGGTGAGGTGGGAAGTGTAGTGAAAATAAACCAACATTTCCTGATCATATTTTTATGATGGCTATATCCTTCACACTGTAtggtatatgtttaaaatatgaaagcaaaacAGACAGAAGACTATTAATGAAGAAAGACATGATCTCATCGtgtataaaataactttaaaattattaaatctttTGAGTTGCATCATTTCAGCTATATTTCCTTAAGAAGTACTTCTACTTTCATGAATTGAGCTAAATAACTAGTATACACCAAAATTAGAAACAACCGAAATTTCACCTTTATGTTTCTGTATTATTTCCAATGTATTGGCATAGAATCCAAGATACACTTTAATGTGTACCAAAACTGCTCTTACTAATGAGCAAATGAGGCACAGTTCATTACACAGTGAGTAAATACAAGGCAGAAAAAGATAACTTCTTCAAAATAGCATCTTGTTGTTGAATATATCATATAAATGAAAACTAAGATACTTAAATTACTTTTGTGTACCCAATAATGATACTTCAAAGCAGAGGCTTAACTAATAGTTGATTTATTAGATATTTTATCACCACTGTaagtataaatataattataaaaacacaaaatgatatttttccattttaaagaatttgtctTCATGTGATATATACATTACTTCAAGCACTTGATAATTAATAGGAAATCTTCATTTTAGCCAATAGTTAACCAttggctttgggcttccctggtggctcagggtaaagtctattcctgccaatgtaggaagcatgggttcagtccctgggttagctTCGAACCCTGAGTCAGGTTTtccacatttgatttttttttttaatttcaatttttaattaaacttcaCATTTAATTTCAATATTTCCATTCCTTCTAATTAAATGGTGTGAGATACCTACAGTGATTGAAAACGGTAAAGGTGTGTGATTTATCTTTGAATTTCCTTAATTTGTATACCAATAATTGTGTTCTCTGATCCTTATACATGTATGTTAAATAGGTGTGTAAGCATCTTGCACTGATTTTCAGTAATTTCATGGACTAAGCTTTTTATGATTACCTACTTCTGACTATTTAATGTTAAAACTTTTCTGATGTTATGATATGGAAAAACAAAGGTCACTGCATGTGATGTAAAAGCAGTTATCCCTAATATTTAGCAATAATgatttcattaataattaatatttaataattagtCATAATTTCTGTTGACATCACTCACTGAAAGAAATCACCCACCAAACAGCTGCAGTCTCTCACAACTCCAGTTTATTGCCTAACAAGAAGAGTATAACTtggaaaaatatagataaatagtTCTGATGAAGCAGAGCTGCAAGAAAGTGATATGGACAACTTAATCTATTTTCACAGTagaggataattttttaaaaatatttttaacaaaacttatttatatttatttaacttatttatttttaatttttattttatattggaatataattgattaacactgttctgttagtttcaggtgtacattacagtgaatcaattatacatatacatgaatctattctttttcaaaattattttcctatttaggttaCTACAGAATAGTGAGCAGAGTTCACTGTGGTACACAGTAGGTCTTTGGTGGTTATCtcctttaaatatagcagtgtgtacatgtccatcccaaacacTCTCTGCAATCcgtttttttccctttacagaTTTGAATAGCTGACtcaatagaaaaggaaataaaagtaggGAGGAGACAGAGTCCTTTGGTATAAATAATCGTAAAGCATGGTTTTCTAAGCCTTGAATTTAGGTTCCATTCATTAACTGTGGGttattgtgaattttattttgaatcattTATTCCTCATGTAGGACTTGAATAGCTATCTAGAGCTTTCTAATTGTCTTTTGAAATTAAAGACCAATATTAAAATcacatttcagactcttcctATGTTTGCCAACTGTGGAATACATGATACATAGAGCTGGGAACattatagggggaaaaaagtaacaAATACAGAGAAATACTTTTGGAAGtagaaaagtgaaatataaaaggAGCTATAAAATAACTGTGAAATCTTTGTCCACCCTATTTAATTTGAATTGTGTCCTCCTTTCCTTACAGTATATCAATTTTGTTCATATTATTTTCACTTActacaatacaaaataatttaaatttcaattatGTTGACTGTTTGAAGTCTGTTCCTGCACTAGAAATAAACTCTGCAATATCAAGAGGTTTTGTGTGCTTTGTTC
Above is a genomic segment from Bos indicus isolate NIAB-ARS_2022 breed Sahiwal x Tharparkar chromosome 5, NIAB-ARS_B.indTharparkar_mat_pri_1.0, whole genome shotgun sequence containing:
- the LOC109558442 gene encoding olfactory receptor 6C76; protein product: MRNRTSVTEFILLGLTDDPKMQAAIFFFLFLTYVLSVSGNLTIIILTLLASHLKTPMYFFLRNFSFLEILFTSVCNPRFLISILTGDKSISYNACAAQLFFFILLGSTEFFLLASMSYDRYVAICKPLHYTTIMSNKICYQLVGGSWLAGFLVIFPPLTIGLQLDFCDSNIIDHFTCDSAPLLQISCTDTSTLELMSFVLALLTLMSTLMLVILSYSYILRTILRIPCAQQRKKAFSTCSSHMIVVSISYGSCIFMYVKTSAKEGVALTKGVAMLNTSVAPMLNPFIYTLRNQQVKQAVKDVVRKMFSKH